The following proteins come from a genomic window of Spongiibacter tropicus DSM 19543:
- a CDS encoding TetR/AcrR family transcriptional regulator — protein MRKVDHDSRREEVAGAAARLIAEKGLEALTTRALAKSLGCSIGVLSHYFSSKEEIVIAAFRWADQRIDLRMQEAIATDNPGLDSFFPVIKAGLPLDEESDLEWRVRLNLHSFALTHEDSFFAQREKDQHFSGLMLEMIASMQKQGKLRDDLSAEDITHIAFDLVIGMAKNLLMLPLEERETRAAYLFRMIEQLRPPC, from the coding sequence GTGAGAAAAGTTGACCACGACAGCCGTCGTGAAGAAGTGGCTGGCGCCGCCGCCAGACTGATCGCGGAAAAAGGTCTGGAAGCCCTGACGACGCGGGCCCTCGCCAAATCCTTGGGGTGCTCGATTGGCGTCCTCTCTCACTACTTCAGCAGCAAAGAAGAGATCGTTATCGCCGCCTTCCGCTGGGCGGACCAGCGCATCGACCTGCGCATGCAGGAAGCCATTGCCACCGACAACCCCGGTCTGGACAGCTTTTTTCCGGTCATCAAAGCCGGCCTGCCACTGGACGAGGAATCCGACCTGGAGTGGCGCGTTCGCCTGAATTTGCACAGCTTTGCACTGACCCACGAAGACAGCTTCTTTGCTCAGCGGGAGAAGGATCAGCATTTCAGCGGCCTGATGCTGGAGATGATCGCCAGCATGCAGAAGCAGGGAAAACTGCGGGATGACCTGAGCGCGGAAGACATTACGCATATCGCCTTCGACCTTGTCATCGGCATGGCTAAAAACCTGCTGATGCTGCCGCTCGAAGAACGCGAAACGCGCGCCGCCTACTTATTCAGAATGATCGAACAGCTGCGCCCCCCCTGCTGA
- the fabR gene encoding HTH-type transcriptional repressor FabR, producing the protein MSIRARRSTKKADSGRQRRQVTEQDLMDAAVRLLGDHRSVSTLSLREIAREAGIAPNSFYRYFRDVDELTVALIDQAGRALRGIIREARQRLSMERSAIRTSVEAFMEQLDADEKYLQVLLREMSTGSDAFREAVENELTYFEDELRDELERMEKLTGHATYEPALTAKAITRLVVAMGANAANLPKESRAALIDQTVVMIRMIMEGSQSLAKKHRRSAK; encoded by the coding sequence ATGAGTATTCGGGCAAGACGAAGCACCAAGAAAGCGGACAGCGGCCGCCAGCGCCGGCAGGTGACAGAACAGGATTTAATGGATGCCGCCGTGCGGCTGCTGGGCGATCACCGCAGCGTATCCACCCTGAGTCTCAGGGAAATTGCCCGCGAGGCGGGGATCGCACCCAATAGCTTCTACCGTTATTTTCGCGACGTCGATGAGCTGACCGTCGCCCTGATCGATCAGGCCGGGCGAGCACTGCGAGGCATTATTCGAGAGGCCCGCCAGCGACTGTCCATGGAGCGCAGTGCTATTCGCACGTCGGTGGAAGCGTTTATGGAGCAGCTTGATGCCGACGAGAAATACCTTCAGGTATTACTGCGGGAAATGTCGACGGGATCAGATGCCTTCCGGGAGGCCGTGGAAAATGAACTCACTTATTTTGAGGATGAGTTGCGCGATGAACTGGAACGCATGGAGAAGCTGACCGGCCACGCGACCTACGAACCCGCGCTGACCGCCAAGGCCATTACCCGCCTGGTGGTGGCCATGGGTGCCAACGCAGCCAACCTTCCAAAAGAATCACGCGCCGCGCTTATCGACCAGACCGTCGTGATGATCCGCATGATTATGGAAGGCTCCCAGTCATTGGCCAAAAAGCACCGGCGATCAGCAAAGTAA
- the metF gene encoding methylenetetrahydrofolate reductase [NAD(P)H], with amino-acid sequence MSKRYSFEFFPPKTEAGRDKLKQTRTELNALDPDFFSVTYGAGGSTRDNTRGIVLETLAAGIDVAPHLSFGGDEEAEVLSLIEQYREAGVRRIVALRGDIPSGMGATRLIYARELVEFIRKHTGDHFELEVAAYPEIHPDAPSYDQDIQFLKDKLDAGANSAITQYFFNADAYFYFLDACEKAGIDKPIYPGIMPITNYSNLARFSRNCGAEIPRWLSRKLEGYGSDLESVAAFGEEYVTELCQILLEGGAPGIHFYTMNQVQPVKRMMEACKASHP; translated from the coding sequence ATGTCCAAGCGCTACAGTTTTGAATTCTTTCCTCCTAAAACCGAAGCCGGTCGCGACAAGCTCAAGCAGACGCGCACCGAATTAAATGCTCTCGATCCGGATTTTTTCTCGGTCACCTATGGTGCTGGCGGTTCTACTCGCGACAATACCCGAGGCATTGTGCTGGAAACGCTCGCGGCGGGCATTGATGTGGCTCCGCATCTGTCCTTCGGTGGTGATGAAGAGGCTGAGGTGCTGTCACTGATCGAGCAGTATCGTGAGGCGGGTGTGCGCCGCATTGTGGCGCTGCGCGGCGATATTCCCTCAGGAATGGGGGCGACGCGGTTGATCTACGCCCGTGAGCTGGTGGAGTTCATTCGCAAGCACACTGGCGATCACTTCGAACTGGAAGTGGCCGCCTATCCGGAAATTCACCCTGATGCGCCCAGTTATGATCAGGATATTCAGTTTCTGAAAGATAAGCTGGACGCCGGCGCCAACAGTGCCATCACCCAGTACTTCTTTAACGCCGATGCCTATTTCTATTTTCTGGATGCCTGCGAGAAGGCAGGTATCGACAAGCCGATTTACCCCGGCATTATGCCAATTACTAACTACAGTAATCTGGCGCGTTTCTCGCGGAATTGTGGAGCGGAAATTCCTCGCTGGCTAAGTCGCAAGCTGGAAGGCTATGGCAGCGACCTTGAGAGTGTTGCGGCCTTTGGCGAAGAGTATGTGACCGAGCTGTGTCAGATACTGCTGGAGGGCGGGGCGCCGGGCATCCACTTTTACACCATGAATCAGGTGCAGCCGGTTAAGCGCATGATGGAAGCCTGTAAGGCCTCGCACCCCTGA
- a CDS encoding ArsR/SmtB family transcription factor produces MEASSCSMTPADSSESPSRPPSGGDISAMVLQLCKAGGDMLRLQVLRVLSRDAYSVQELCQILDVRQSGMSHHLKILAAAGLVVRRREGNSLFYRRNWQAETAALRELHTAVLNAAEQLRLDAGQQQRLAEVVAERAERSRAFFAEHAGEFGEQQEQMVAFGVYGPSAAEMLRAAQPEGGELAIEIGPGEGAFLAELAPRYRQVIALDNSEAMLAKAQAYVAGQSLDNVRCLLGDSRSAALPSATADCVVANMVLHHVPSPADIFRDAQRLLRPGGVFCVAELCPHDQNWAREACGDLWLGIAPEELNEWATGSGLEEGPSVYLAQLNGFRVQVRQFLKSDG; encoded by the coding sequence ATGGAAGCCAGCTCTTGCTCGATGACGCCCGCAGATTCCTCAGAATCTCCCTCGCGTCCCCCTTCGGGGGGCGATATCAGCGCCATGGTGTTGCAGTTGTGCAAGGCGGGTGGCGATATGCTGCGCCTGCAGGTATTGCGGGTATTAAGTCGCGATGCCTATAGCGTGCAGGAGCTGTGTCAGATCCTGGATGTCCGTCAGTCCGGTATGAGCCATCACCTGAAAATTTTGGCAGCGGCTGGTTTGGTGGTTCGTCGCCGCGAGGGCAACAGCCTGTTTTACCGCCGCAACTGGCAGGCCGAAACGGCCGCGCTGCGCGAGCTGCATACTGCTGTGCTCAATGCCGCCGAGCAGCTCCGTCTGGATGCCGGGCAGCAGCAGCGGCTTGCCGAGGTTGTTGCTGAGCGCGCCGAGCGCTCCCGCGCGTTTTTTGCCGAGCATGCCGGGGAGTTTGGTGAGCAGCAGGAGCAGATGGTGGCCTTTGGGGTGTATGGCCCCAGTGCAGCGGAAATGCTGCGCGCCGCTCAGCCTGAGGGCGGTGAGCTGGCCATTGAGATCGGTCCCGGTGAAGGGGCGTTTCTGGCTGAGTTGGCGCCGCGCTACCGCCAGGTGATTGCGCTGGATAACAGCGAGGCGATGCTGGCCAAAGCGCAGGCGTATGTTGCCGGGCAGTCACTGGATAATGTGCGCTGCTTGTTAGGCGACAGCCGCAGCGCGGCGTTGCCGAGCGCGACAGCAGATTGTGTGGTGGCGAACATGGTGCTGCACCACGTGCCGTCACCCGCGGATATTTTCCGCGATGCGCAGCGCCTGCTGCGTCCTGGCGGGGTGTTTTGTGTGGCGGAGCTTTGCCCCCACGACCAGAACTGGGCGCGGGAAGCCTGCGGTGATCTGTGGCTGGGTATCGCGCCGGAAGAATTGAATGAGTGGGCCACTGGCAGTGGCTTGGAAGAAGGGCCGTCGGTGTATCTGGCCCAGTTGAACGGTTTTCGCGTACAGGTTCGGCAGTTTTTGAAGTCGGACGGCTAA
- the metK gene encoding methionine adenosyltransferase: MSEYSLFTSESVSEGHPDKMADQVSDAVLDAILARDKHARVAVETLVKTGMAIVAGEVTTSCYVDLEDIIRDVITGIGYNSSDVGFDGASCAVLNAIGKQSVDINQGVDRARPEDQGAGDQGLMFGYATNETDTLMPAPLFYSHRLVERQAYLRKNGVLPWLRPDAKSQVTLRYENGKPVAVDAVVLSTQHNPDISQSDLQEAVREEIIKHVLPAELLHAGTQFHINPTGKFVIGGPVGDCGLTGRKIIVDTYGGMARHGGGAFSGKDPSKVDRSAAYAGRYVAKNIVAAGLADRCEIQVSYAIGVAEPTSISINTFGTGKVSDEKLVAAVREVFDLRPYGITNMLDLAHPMYQPTAAYGHFGREPYEHTYEWKENGEVRSETSTAFSWEKTDRADALKAAV; this comes from the coding sequence ATGTCGGAATACAGTCTGTTTACCTCCGAGTCGGTCTCGGAAGGCCACCCGGACAAAATGGCCGATCAGGTTTCTGATGCGGTTCTCGATGCGATTCTGGCCCGCGACAAGCACGCGCGCGTGGCGGTGGAAACGCTGGTGAAAACCGGCATGGCGATTGTTGCCGGTGAAGTGACCACCTCCTGTTATGTCGACCTCGAAGACATTATTCGAGACGTGATTACCGGCATCGGCTACAACAGCTCGGACGTGGGTTTTGACGGCGCCAGCTGCGCGGTACTGAATGCCATCGGCAAGCAGTCGGTGGACATCAATCAGGGCGTTGATCGCGCGCGTCCCGAAGATCAGGGCGCCGGTGACCAGGGCCTGATGTTCGGCTACGCGACCAACGAAACCGATACGCTGATGCCTGCGCCGCTGTTCTACTCTCACCGCTTGGTGGAGCGTCAGGCCTACCTGCGTAAAAACGGTGTGCTGCCGTGGTTGCGCCCGGATGCCAAAAGCCAGGTGACCTTGCGCTACGAAAACGGCAAGCCGGTCGCGGTCGATGCAGTGGTGCTATCTACCCAGCACAACCCGGACATCAGTCAAAGCGACCTGCAGGAAGCGGTGCGTGAGGAAATCATCAAGCACGTGCTGCCCGCCGAGTTGCTGCACGCGGGCACCCAGTTTCACATCAACCCGACTGGCAAGTTTGTCATCGGTGGGCCGGTGGGCGACTGTGGCCTGACCGGCCGTAAGATTATCGTGGATACCTACGGCGGCATGGCGCGTCACGGTGGCGGTGCGTTCTCGGGCAAGGACCCCTCAAAGGTGGATCGCAGCGCAGCCTATGCCGGTCGATATGTGGCGAAGAATATCGTCGCCGCCGGCCTGGCTGACCGCTGTGAAATTCAGGTGAGCTACGCCATCGGTGTGGCAGAGCCGACCTCGATTTCCATCAATACCTTCGGCACCGGCAAAGTCAGCGATGAGAAGCTGGTTGCCGCCGTGCGCGAAGTCTTCGACCTGCGCCCCTACGGCATTACCAACATGCTCGACCTGGCGCACCCGATGTATCAGCCGACTGCGGCCTACGGTCACTTTGGTCGCGAGCCCTACGAGCACACCTACGAGTGGAAAGAAAACGGCGAAGTGCGCAGCGAGACCAGCACGGCGTTTAGCTGGGAAAAAACCGATCGCGCCGACGCGCTGAAAGCGGCGGTGTAG
- a CDS encoding cytochrome P450: MASTAVNTDYKQAPDCTDLQHIPGSFGMPIIGHTFALVKDLYGTIDKQYREFGNVSRFGLAGFKGVLLVGPDLYKEVYLDKDKNFSAEMGYMGSLGRYYKGALLLRDHDEHRFQRRMMQTAFKNDAMKGYIDTMGPMIAEAVESWGKNEEMLFFPAIKQNLLDVAATIFVGLDKGDERAQSMNQTFTDVANGMMGIIKKEIPGTLHYKAKKGERQLKSFFYSLIDERRAGNGTDTFSYFTKEKTEDGEFFSHEDITAHMSFLLFAAHDTTTSALSHLLYYLGQDQEAQQRLRDEAMAIDKEFLEYEDLEKMPLAEIAAKEALRLHPSVMMMQRRTINECELGGYRIPANTILFMTPQHTHRMEEYWDNPLKFDLDRWLEPRNEHKRHTFSFVGFGGGAHKCIGMHFALMQVKNFLHQFLRRYEFRLADGYSDSMQTVPLPKPADDLPIVLKRI, translated from the coding sequence ATGGCAAGCACCGCTGTAAACACCGATTACAAACAGGCTCCGGATTGCACGGATCTGCAACACATCCCCGGCTCATTTGGTATGCCGATCATTGGACATACTTTTGCGCTCGTAAAAGACCTGTACGGCACTATTGATAAGCAGTACCGCGAGTTTGGTAATGTCTCGCGCTTTGGTCTGGCGGGATTCAAGGGCGTATTGCTGGTTGGCCCCGATCTCTACAAAGAAGTGTATCTGGACAAGGATAAAAACTTCTCGGCAGAGATGGGTTACATGGGCTCGCTGGGTCGTTATTACAAAGGCGCTTTGCTGCTGCGTGATCACGACGAGCACCGCTTCCAGCGTCGGATGATGCAGACCGCATTTAAAAACGATGCGATGAAAGGCTACATCGACACCATGGGGCCAATGATTGCCGAGGCTGTTGAAAGCTGGGGTAAGAACGAGGAGATGCTATTCTTCCCGGCGATCAAGCAGAACCTGCTGGACGTCGCGGCAACGATCTTCGTCGGTCTGGATAAAGGCGACGAGCGCGCCCAGTCGATGAATCAGACCTTTACCGATGTTGCCAATGGCATGATGGGGATCATCAAGAAGGAAATTCCCGGCACGCTGCACTACAAAGCGAAAAAGGGTGAGCGCCAGCTGAAGTCCTTCTTCTATAGCCTGATTGACGAGCGCCGTGCGGGTAACGGTACCGATACCTTCAGTTACTTCACCAAGGAAAAAACGGAAGACGGTGAGTTCTTCAGCCACGAAGATATTACCGCCCACATGAGCTTCCTGCTGTTTGCGGCGCACGACACGACCACCAGTGCACTCAGCCACCTGCTCTACTATCTGGGTCAGGATCAAGAGGCTCAGCAGCGCCTGCGTGACGAAGCGATGGCGATCGATAAAGAGTTTCTTGAGTACGAAGATCTGGAGAAAATGCCGCTGGCAGAAATTGCCGCGAAAGAAGCACTGCGTCTGCATCCGTCGGTAATGATGATGCAGCGCCGCACTATCAATGAGTGTGAGCTGGGCGGCTACCGCATTCCGGCAAACACGATTCTGTTTATGACCCCGCAGCATACTCACCGCATGGAAGAGTACTGGGATAATCCGCTGAAGTTTGATCTTGATCGCTGGCTGGAGCCGCGCAACGAGCACAAGCGTCATACCTTCAGTTTTGTCGGTTTCGGCGGCGGTGCTCACAAATGTATCGGTATGCACTTTGCGCTGATGCAGGTGAAGAACTTCCTGCACCAGTTCCTGCGCCGTTACGAATTCCGTCTGGCAGACGGTTACAGCGACAGCATGCAGACCGTTCCCCTGCCCAAGCCAGCGGACGACCTGCCCATTGTTCTTAAGCGCATCTAA
- the ahcY gene encoding adenosylhomocysteinase, which yields MTATVTAVENFSDYKVADISLAAWGRKELSIAEGEMPALMSLREKYGDSKPLAGAKILGCIHMTIQTGVLIETLIALGAEVRWSSCNIFSTQDHAAAAIAAAGIPVFAWKGETEEEYEWCIEQTILKDGQPWDANMVLDDGGDLTGILHDKYPQMLDKIHGITEETTTGVHRLQEMLRKGTLKVPAINVNDSITKSKNDNKYGCRHSLNDAIKRATDHLLSGKKALVIGYGDVGKGSAQSLRQEGMIVKVTEVDPICAMQACMDGFEVVSPYIDGINSGSADSINRDLLGNTDLLVTTTGNVNVCDANMLAALKNGCVVCNIGHFDNEIDTAYMRKNWEWDEIKPQVHVVYRDRSSNDHLILLSEGRLVNLGNATGHPSRIMDGSFANQVLAQIYLYERRFADLEAELKDGAITVEVLPKKLDEEVAAHMVAGFGGVITKLRQDQADYIGVKVEGPFKPDSYKY from the coding sequence ATGACTGCAACGGTAACTGCCGTGGAAAACTTCAGCGACTATAAAGTGGCTGATATCTCACTGGCCGCTTGGGGCCGCAAAGAACTGAGCATCGCTGAAGGCGAAATGCCTGCGCTGATGTCGCTGCGTGAAAAGTACGGTGACAGCAAGCCGCTGGCTGGTGCGAAAATTCTGGGTTGTATCCATATGACTATCCAGACCGGCGTGCTGATCGAGACGCTGATCGCGCTGGGCGCGGAAGTGCGCTGGTCATCCTGCAACATCTTCTCGACGCAGGACCATGCCGCCGCTGCGATTGCCGCTGCGGGCATCCCGGTTTTTGCTTGGAAGGGTGAGACGGAAGAAGAGTACGAGTGGTGCATTGAGCAGACTATTCTGAAAGATGGTCAGCCTTGGGATGCCAATATGGTGCTCGATGATGGCGGTGACCTGACCGGCATTCTGCACGACAAATATCCGCAGATGCTGGATAAGATTCACGGCATCACCGAAGAGACGACGACAGGTGTGCACCGCCTGCAGGAAATGCTGCGCAAGGGTACCCTGAAAGTGCCTGCGATCAACGTGAACGACTCGATCACCAAGTCGAAAAACGACAACAAATACGGTTGCCGCCACAGCCTGAATGACGCCATCAAGCGCGCGACCGACCACCTGTTGTCAGGGAAGAAAGCCCTGGTAATTGGCTACGGTGATGTGGGCAAAGGTTCTGCTCAGTCGCTGCGTCAGGAAGGCATGATCGTGAAGGTAACGGAAGTCGATCCGATCTGCGCGATGCAGGCCTGCATGGACGGTTTTGAAGTGGTGTCGCCCTACATCGATGGTATTAATTCCGGCAGTGCCGACAGCATCAATCGCGACCTGCTGGGCAACACTGATCTGCTGGTGACGACCACCGGTAATGTCAACGTTTGCGATGCCAATATGCTGGCCGCGCTGAAAAATGGTTGTGTGGTCTGCAACATCGGTCACTTCGACAACGAGATCGACACGGCGTACATGCGCAAGAACTGGGAGTGGGACGAGATCAAGCCCCAGGTGCACGTGGTTTACCGCGACCGCAGCAGCAACGATCATCTGATCCTGCTGTCAGAAGGCCGCCTGGTGAATCTGGGTAATGCGACGGGTCACCCCAGCCGTATCATGGATGGCTCTTTCGCCAACCAGGTACTGGCGCAAATCTACCTGTACGAGCGTCGCTTTGCCGATCTGGAAGCGGAGCTGAAAGACGGCGCAATCACCGTTGAAGTACTGCCCAAGAAGCTGGATGAAGAAGTGGCTGCCCATATGGTGGCGGGCTTTGGCGGTGTGATCACCAAGCTGCGTCAGGATCAGGCCGACTACATCGGTGTGAAGGTGGAAGGCCCCTTCAAGCCGGATAGCTACAAGTACTAA
- a CDS encoding flavin reductase family protein, translated as MTSPFLSSAEGLIARKPVLGGLVAALMTEGQYDFWSRELGSTAAWRRVFARVVAAQWEAADTLTLTLRPNRNLGQVSAGQHLTVSADIAGRRHCRSYSLSRLASGRDICLTVRREPGGLVSNFLHDHVQVGDVLELSQPYGDLATGLVSDATRPLLMLAAGSGITAIYNLLASMAASGRSLQGELLYWEKQPDRFCFTEELNRLQAEHAGLRVSRFCNATEGREDAERGRLDAALAARLAGAYPAASIVACGGGAFVTAARELLGGVGKEFRAEAFTPSFATIDDETDEQFYELVLRRSGKTLRVSSRQSLLEQIEDAGLSPEHGCRMGICNSCSCQQRGGESVNELSGAALRGQGAVRLCVSRANSDLELDL; from the coding sequence ATGACATCGCCGTTTTTATCCTCCGCAGAGGGCCTGATTGCGCGCAAACCCGTGTTGGGTGGGCTCGTCGCCGCGCTTATGACGGAGGGGCAGTACGACTTCTGGTCTCGTGAGCTGGGGAGCACTGCTGCCTGGCGCCGGGTCTTTGCCAGAGTGGTGGCTGCGCAGTGGGAGGCCGCCGATACGCTGACCTTAACACTGCGCCCCAACCGCAACCTGGGCCAGGTGTCTGCCGGTCAGCACCTCACCGTGAGTGCGGATATCGCTGGCCGCCGTCACTGTCGCAGCTACAGTCTGTCCCGGCTGGCCAGTGGCCGTGATATTTGCTTGACCGTGCGGCGAGAGCCCGGAGGCTTGGTGAGTAATTTTCTCCACGATCACGTGCAGGTCGGTGATGTGCTGGAGTTGAGTCAGCCCTACGGCGACTTGGCGACCGGGCTGGTGAGCGACGCGACGCGCCCGCTGCTGATGTTGGCGGCCGGCAGTGGTATCACGGCGATCTACAACCTGCTTGCCTCGATGGCAGCGTCGGGGCGCTCTTTGCAGGGAGAGTTACTGTATTGGGAGAAACAGCCCGACCGCTTTTGCTTCACCGAAGAGCTGAACCGCCTGCAGGCGGAGCATGCCGGGCTTCGGGTCAGCCGCTTTTGTAACGCCACCGAAGGGCGCGAGGATGCGGAGCGCGGGCGGCTGGATGCGGCGTTGGCGGCGCGGCTGGCAGGGGCGTATCCCGCTGCGTCGATCGTTGCCTGTGGTGGTGGCGCTTTTGTCACAGCGGCGCGTGAGCTGCTGGGAGGTGTCGGCAAGGAATTCCGTGCTGAAGCCTTTACGCCATCGTTTGCGACCATCGACGATGAGACCGACGAGCAATTCTACGAGCTGGTGCTGCGGCGCAGCGGCAAAACCCTGCGGGTATCGAGTCGTCAATCGCTGCTGGAGCAGATAGAGGACGCCGGTTTGTCGCCAGAGCACGGTTGTCGAATGGGAATTTGTAACAGCTGCAGTTGCCAGCAGCGCGGCGGCGAAAGTGTGAACGAACTTAGCGGTGCAGCGTTGCGAGGCCAGGGTGCCGTCCGCTTATGTGTGAGTCGGGCGAACAGCGACCTTGAGCTGGATCTGTGA
- a CDS encoding fatty acid desaturase family protein, producing MSQSKSKSRALSPEELAAFGAELDALQQQAIAAVGERDARYIRRIIRVQQYLEFAGRGLLFAGIFPPAWLLGTLLLGISKILENMEIGHNVMHGQYDFMNDPALSGASYEWDTVGTSDNWRESHNYKHHTYTNIKGVDDDVGYGLLRLFPEQRWHPAFILQPLFAALLALLFQWGVAIQELQLGKLLNGRKSWAQIRREFRPVWRKSRRLLLKDYLFFPLLAGPFFLTVLSGNLVANLIRNLWTFTIIFCGHFTTDAEVFHRSVLDGESRGHWYLRQLRGSSNLRGGKWFHILSGNLSHQIEHHLFPTVPAHRYQGLSLDVQEICRRYGQHYNTGSLPRQFGQVVWRILRHSMPSAPAPRAALIAR from the coding sequence ATGAGTCAGAGTAAAAGTAAAAGCCGGGCATTGAGTCCCGAAGAGCTGGCGGCTTTTGGAGCCGAGCTGGATGCGCTTCAGCAACAGGCCATTGCTGCTGTGGGAGAGCGCGATGCGCGCTATATCCGTCGGATTATTCGCGTGCAGCAATATCTGGAGTTTGCCGGTCGCGGCCTCTTGTTTGCGGGCATTTTTCCGCCGGCATGGTTGCTGGGAACCCTGTTATTGGGTATCTCCAAAATTCTGGAGAATATGGAAATCGGCCACAATGTTATGCACGGCCAGTACGATTTCATGAATGATCCTGCGCTCAGTGGTGCCAGTTACGAGTGGGATACGGTGGGCACCAGCGATAACTGGCGCGAAAGCCACAACTACAAGCACCACACCTACACCAATATCAAAGGTGTCGACGATGACGTGGGTTATGGCCTGTTGCGCCTGTTCCCAGAGCAGCGCTGGCATCCGGCTTTTATTCTTCAGCCACTTTTCGCCGCCCTGTTGGCGCTATTGTTTCAGTGGGGGGTCGCCATTCAGGAGTTGCAGTTGGGCAAGCTGCTGAATGGCCGCAAAAGCTGGGCGCAAATTCGCCGTGAGTTTCGTCCGGTGTGGCGGAAAAGCCGCCGCCTGCTGCTCAAGGATTACCTGTTTTTTCCTTTGTTGGCAGGGCCGTTCTTTCTTACCGTGCTGAGCGGTAACCTGGTTGCGAACCTGATTCGCAACCTCTGGACCTTCACCATTATTTTCTGCGGCCATTTCACCACCGATGCCGAGGTGTTTCATCGCTCCGTGCTGGATGGTGAGAGTCGCGGGCACTGGTATTTGCGTCAACTGCGGGGTTCCTCCAATCTGCGCGGCGGCAAGTGGTTCCATATCCTGTCCGGTAACCTGAGTCATCAGATTGAGCACCACTTGTTCCCCACCGTGCCTGCGCACCGCTACCAGGGGCTTTCCCTCGACGTGCAGGAGATCTGCCGACGTTATGGCCAGCACTATAATACCGGCTCGCTACCCCGCCAGTTTGGGCAGGTGGTGTGGCGTATTCTCCGTCATTCGATGCCGTCGGCACCCGCGCCGAGAGCGGCGTTGATTGCCCGTTAA
- the rpiA gene encoding ribose-5-phosphate isomerase RpiA: MNQDQLKQAVAAAAIEQVKDAIYDGEIIGIGTGSTANCFIDLLADFKNDIKATVASSEASAERLRGHGIEVMDLNSAGTLAVYVDGADESNHRLELIKGGGAALTREKIVAAASKKFICIADESKLVDQLGAFPLPVEVIPMARSYVARELLKLGGNPVYREGVVTDNGNIILDVYDFMIATPQKTEETINGITGVVTNGLFALRPADLLLLGTPEGVRTLQR; this comes from the coding sequence ATGAATCAAGACCAGCTTAAGCAGGCGGTGGCCGCCGCCGCCATCGAACAGGTAAAAGACGCCATTTACGACGGTGAAATCATCGGCATTGGCACTGGCTCCACCGCCAACTGCTTTATTGACCTGCTGGCCGACTTCAAGAATGACATCAAAGCCACCGTCGCCAGCTCAGAAGCGTCGGCCGAGCGACTGCGCGGCCACGGCATCGAGGTGATGGATCTGAACAGCGCAGGCACACTGGCGGTGTATGTAGATGGCGCCGACGAGAGCAACCACCGACTGGAATTGATCAAGGGCGGCGGCGCCGCGCTGACCCGTGAAAAAATCGTCGCGGCGGCCAGCAAGAAATTCATCTGCATTGCCGACGAGAGTAAATTGGTCGACCAGCTGGGCGCCTTCCCCCTGCCAGTGGAGGTGATTCCCATGGCACGCAGCTACGTTGCCCGCGAGCTTCTGAAACTCGGCGGCAATCCCGTTTACCGGGAAGGCGTGGTGACGGACAACGGCAACATCATCCTCGACGTCTACGACTTCATGATCGCAACCCCTCAGAAAACCGAGGAAACCATCAACGGGATTACCGGGGTTGTCACTAACGGACTTTTTGCGCTGCGCCCTGCCGACTTGCTACTGCTCGGCACGCCCGAGGGTGTCAGAACCCTGCAACGCTAA
- a CDS encoding low molecular weight protein-tyrosine-phosphatase produces MFNNILIVCIGNICRSPTVEYMLKHKLAGNKPNITVHSAGLGALVDKPIDESAAALLSEHDINPDGHSARQLTREMLTQADLILTMEQRHIRDINKMAPQVGGKTFLLGKWSQNQEVPDPYRKSREAFEHVYELMDTFTEDWMKYL; encoded by the coding sequence ATGTTCAACAATATTCTGATTGTCTGCATTGGCAACATTTGCCGCAGCCCCACCGTCGAATACATGCTCAAGCACAAGCTGGCCGGCAACAAACCCAACATTACCGTTCACTCGGCGGGCTTGGGCGCTCTGGTCGACAAACCGATCGACGAATCTGCCGCTGCACTACTCAGCGAGCACGATATTAATCCTGACGGACACAGCGCACGACAATTGACACGCGAGATGCTGACTCAGGCAGACTTGATCCTGACGATGGAGCAACGCCACATTCGCGACATCAACAAGATGGCCCCCCAGGTCGGCGGCAAGACGTTTCTGCTGGGCAAGTGGTCACAGAATCAGGAAGTGCCCGACCCCTATCGCAAAAGCCGCGAAGCGTTCGAGCATGTCTACGAACTGATGGATACATTCACCGAAGACTGGATGAAGTATCTATAA